A region from the uncultured Draconibacterium sp. genome encodes:
- a CDS encoding nitrophenyl compound nitroreductase subunit ArsF family protein, translated as MKKLLILLALVVVAGVYTASAQCCNSKNALADASITEACCDAKQTDTNVKAYYFHATRRCATCEAVEKVTKQTIAENYKGTVEFVSINREEEENKALVDKYKVSGQTLLLVKGDKAVNLTSPAFMYARNKPEKLEAKLKSTIDSLL; from the coding sequence ATGAAAAAACTACTAATACTTTTAGCGCTTGTAGTCGTGGCCGGAGTTTATACCGCTTCAGCACAATGTTGTAATTCAAAAAATGCTTTGGCTGATGCCTCAATAACAGAAGCATGTTGTGATGCCAAACAAACCGACACGAATGTAAAAGCATACTATTTTCATGCAACTCGCCGTTGTGCAACCTGCGAAGCGGTAGAGAAAGTTACCAAACAAACTATTGCTGAAAACTATAAGGGAACGGTTGAGTTTGTGTCGATTAACCGCGAAGAAGAAGAGAACAAAGCATTGGTAGACAAGTATAAAGTTAGCGGACAAACATTGTTGTTGGTAAAAGGCGACAAAGCTGTAAACCTAACCAGCCCTGCGTTTATGTATGCCCGTAATAAGCCAGAAAAGCTGGAAGCTAAATTAAAATCGACAATCGACTCGCTGTTGTAG
- a CDS encoding acylphosphatase yields MVQYEIKVSGRVQGVGFRFYTLQQAKLLNIKGWVRNTLDGGVLVLAQGNEAAINTLLDYLWVGPPLSEVKSVNKTEVDFIENYKAFEVK; encoded by the coding sequence ATGGTTCAATACGAAATAAAAGTTTCAGGAAGGGTGCAAGGCGTTGGCTTTAGGTTTTATACTTTACAACAAGCCAAATTACTAAATATAAAAGGCTGGGTGAGAAACACCTTAGATGGTGGAGTTTTAGTACTGGCGCAAGGCAACGAGGCTGCCATAAACACACTGCTTGACTATCTTTGGGTAGGGCCTCCCCTTTCGGAAGTAAAAAGCGTTAACAAAACCGAAGTAGATTTTATTGAAAATTACAAGGCCTTTGAAGTAAAATAA
- a CDS encoding pyridoxal-dependent decarboxylase yields MVKSEKFHMSTEQFREEGKKIIDWIADYYEQIENYSVMSQSKPGELLNKLPKAAPANGEPFDEIIRDLDEKIMPGITHWQSPNFFAYFNANTSFPSILGDLVSSGLGVQGMLWATSPAATELEIRVLDWLAEMMQMPAQFKSTSTGGGVIQDTASTAALTAIIAARERATNFASNINGLEEKLVAYVSTQTHSSVEKGIKIAGIGKHNLRLIDVDKNFAMQAHLLHQQIKEDKANGLVPFFVCGSIGTTSSTAVDPLPEIGQICKKEKCWFHVDAASFGTAMLCPEFRHLANGVKLADSYSFNPHKWMFTNFDCNVFWVANRQELINTFSILPEYLRNKATETGEVFDYRDWHIQLGRRFRSLKLWFVIRHYGIEGLQQLIREHVRLAREFEKWVDESDDFEVVVKPAMNLVCFKHKAGDAFNMLLMNTINDSGKIYFTHTKLNDQLVLRMNFGQTHMEEKHVKNAWELILSTAKMLSAK; encoded by the coding sequence ATGGTGAAGAGCGAGAAATTTCACATGAGTACGGAACAGTTCCGTGAAGAAGGTAAAAAAATAATCGACTGGATTGCAGATTATTACGAACAGATTGAAAACTATTCGGTAATGTCGCAATCGAAACCCGGCGAGCTATTAAATAAATTACCCAAGGCGGCACCCGCCAATGGCGAACCATTTGATGAAATTATACGCGATCTGGATGAAAAAATTATGCCCGGAATAACACATTGGCAATCGCCCAACTTCTTTGCATATTTTAACGCCAATACGTCGTTTCCCTCCATTTTAGGCGACCTTGTTTCATCTGGACTTGGAGTGCAGGGTATGCTTTGGGCAACAAGTCCGGCAGCAACAGAACTGGAAATAAGGGTGCTTGACTGGCTGGCTGAAATGATGCAAATGCCGGCACAGTTTAAATCCACATCAACCGGAGGTGGTGTTATTCAGGACACCGCTTCTACCGCTGCACTTACGGCCATTATTGCAGCACGCGAACGGGCCACAAACTTTGCATCCAATATAAATGGACTGGAAGAAAAATTGGTAGCATACGTTTCTACACAAACGCACTCTTCAGTTGAGAAAGGCATAAAAATAGCCGGCATTGGCAAACACAATCTTCGACTGATTGATGTTGACAAAAATTTTGCCATGCAAGCGCATCTCCTCCACCAACAAATTAAGGAGGATAAAGCCAACGGACTGGTGCCGTTTTTTGTTTGTGGTTCAATTGGTACCACTTCGTCAACTGCTGTTGACCCACTTCCGGAAATCGGACAGATTTGCAAGAAAGAGAAATGCTGGTTTCACGTTGATGCTGCCTCGTTCGGAACGGCAATGCTTTGCCCCGAATTCAGACACCTGGCTAATGGCGTTAAACTGGCAGATAGTTACAGTTTTAATCCGCACAAATGGATGTTTACCAATTTTGATTGTAATGTTTTTTGGGTAGCCAACCGACAAGAACTCATCAATACCTTCTCCATTTTACCGGAATATCTGCGAAACAAAGCCACCGAAACCGGTGAAGTTTTTGATTACCGCGACTGGCACATTCAACTGGGCAGGCGTTTCAGGTCCTTAAAACTATGGTTTGTTATCAGGCATTACGGAATTGAGGGGCTTCAGCAGCTTATTCGCGAACACGTACGCCTGGCCCGCGAATTTGAAAAGTGGGTAGATGAATCGGATGATTTTGAAGTTGTTGTTAAGCCTGCAATGAACCTGGTTTGTTTTAAGCACAAGGCCGGCGATGCATTTAATATGCTCTTAATGAACACGATAAACGATAGTGGCAAAATATATTTTACCCATACAAAACTAAACGACCAGCTTGTTTTACGTATGAACTTTGGGCAAACCCACATGGAGGAAAAACATGTTAAAAATGCGTGGGAGTTAATTCTATCTACCGCTAAAATGCTGAGTGCGAAGTAA
- the nth gene encoding endonuclease III produces the protein MRKKELFAYIIDYFETTMPIAETELDYGNPFELIVAVILSAQCTDKRVNQITPDLLKRFPTPQKMAEVEPAEVFDYIRSCSYPNNKAKHLVGMAQKLLELFNGEVPSDVDDLQKLPGVGRKTANVIASVVYNKPALAVDTHVFRVAARIGLSTNAKTPLATEQQLMKYIPEELVPKAHHWLILHGRYTCLARKPKCSKCGLTDVCKFYKKEVNSGAQAAS, from the coding sequence ATGAGAAAGAAAGAACTCTTTGCATATATTATCGATTATTTTGAAACAACCATGCCAATTGCTGAAACAGAACTGGACTATGGTAATCCGTTTGAATTAATTGTTGCTGTAATCTTATCGGCACAATGTACCGATAAGCGCGTAAACCAGATTACTCCAGACTTGTTAAAGCGCTTTCCTACGCCACAAAAAATGGCAGAAGTAGAACCTGCCGAGGTGTTTGATTATATTAGGAGCTGTTCGTATCCGAATAACAAGGCAAAACACCTGGTGGGTATGGCCCAAAAGCTGCTTGAATTGTTTAATGGCGAAGTGCCAAGCGATGTTGATGATTTACAAAAATTACCCGGTGTTGGCCGAAAAACCGCCAATGTTATTGCTTCTGTGGTTTATAATAAACCAGCTTTGGCGGTTGATACTCATGTTTTTAGAGTGGCAGCCCGTATTGGTTTAAGTACCAACGCAAAAACACCGCTGGCTACCGAGCAGCAATTAATGAAATACATTCCGGAAGAATTGGTGCCTAAAGCCCATCATTGGCTTATTTTACATGGACGATATACCTGTCTGGCCCGCAAACCAAAATGTAGTAAATGCGGTTTAACTGATGTTTGTAAGTTTTATAAAAAGGAAGTAAATTCGGGCGCACAGGCGGCATCCTGA
- a CDS encoding metalloregulator ArsR/SmtB family transcription factor: MEVQIFSDEQQKLARYAKALGHPVRVYVLQLLGKQSCCYSGDLSNELPIAKSTLSQHLKELKEAGLIQGEIEAPRVKYCVNKENWEEAQRLFKGFLNV, encoded by the coding sequence ATGGAAGTACAAATTTTTTCAGACGAACAACAGAAGCTGGCACGTTACGCAAAAGCACTGGGGCATCCGGTTCGCGTGTATGTGTTGCAGTTATTAGGCAAACAAAGTTGTTGTTACAGTGGCGATTTAAGCAATGAATTACCCATTGCCAAATCTACACTCTCGCAACATTTAAAAGAATTAAAAGAGGCCGGTTTAATTCAGGGAGAAATTGAAGCTCCCCGGGTAAAATATTGTGTAAATAAGGAAAACTGGGAAGAAGCCCAGCGCTTGTTTAAAGGATTTTTGAATGTTTAA
- a CDS encoding DUF3276 family protein — translation MESGDTKEGAKYKDSKFKQEIHSKVIRAGKRTYYFFDVKSTRNDEYYLTITESKKRFGENGKFSYEKHKIFLYKEDFTKFVESLQEVVDYIHEEQPEEAIAEVVAANEEAIEEEVAEEKAAPVKDYTSVEFEDI, via the coding sequence ATGGAAAGCGGTGATACCAAGGAGGGAGCAAAGTACAAAGACAGCAAATTCAAACAAGAGATTCACTCAAAAGTTATTCGGGCCGGAAAAAGAACCTACTACTTTTTTGATGTAAAAAGTACCCGAAATGATGAGTATTACTTAACCATTACCGAAAGCAAAAAACGCTTTGGCGAAAATGGAAAGTTTTCGTACGAAAAACACAAAATTTTCCTTTACAAAGAAGACTTCACAAAATTTGTAGAAAGCCTGCAGGAAGTGGTTGATTACATTCATGAAGAACAACCGGAAGAAGCTATTGCAGAAGTGGTTGCAGCGAACGAAGAAGCCATTGAGGAAGAGGTAGCTGAGGAAAAAGCAGCTCCGGTAAAAGATTACACCAGCGTTGAGTTTGAAGATATTTAA
- a CDS encoding serine hydrolase domain-containing protein, with protein sequence MRRKIYVAVVIVGVAVLALKLQSFVSAKKTKDKETQAVTKKETEYNPVVEIENTLAQFDSILEQNLKQSGTVGAAAVVTYKGKVALVKCFGVRKAGEKAPVNANTVFRLASVSKSVTGVLAGILDDENIIKLDDKVVDYIPGFELKDKECTDQLKVRHLLSHTSGLIPHAYDLMVEDKVPLEKIIERLNQVDITAPPGELYGYQNVVYSIYDPITKAKTQKSFESVMKEKVFSPFGMTDASMNFEAFKNNKNKAFPHYNQGHNRYKPMRLNDRYYSTAPAAGVNASINDMANFLATLTDDNSEVFNASARQTVFTPQVNSPLKRTYFRSWGREVKSKRYSLGWRIIDYKGREVAYHGGYVLGYKAEIALCDEEDIGIAILSNSPNSATAKNIPTFLSLLFDYKDSVALKEKKDNAASENKS encoded by the coding sequence TTGAGAAGAAAAATTTACGTTGCTGTTGTTATTGTTGGGGTGGCTGTTTTAGCACTGAAATTACAGTCTTTTGTTAGTGCAAAAAAAACAAAAGACAAGGAAACACAGGCTGTTACAAAAAAAGAAACAGAATACAATCCTGTTGTTGAGATTGAAAATACCCTGGCTCAATTCGACAGTATTCTCGAACAAAATTTAAAACAATCAGGTACCGTTGGTGCTGCTGCAGTGGTAACCTACAAAGGTAAAGTTGCCTTGGTAAAATGTTTTGGAGTGCGAAAAGCTGGCGAAAAAGCTCCGGTTAATGCCAATACTGTTTTTCGTCTTGCATCGGTATCAAAATCGGTAACCGGAGTACTCGCAGGAATTCTGGATGATGAGAATATTATAAAACTCGACGATAAAGTAGTTGATTACATTCCTGGTTTTGAATTGAAAGATAAAGAATGTACCGACCAACTCAAGGTGCGACATCTGCTCAGCCATACCTCCGGTCTTATTCCGCATGCCTACGACCTGATGGTTGAAGACAAGGTACCTCTTGAAAAGATAATTGAACGCTTGAATCAGGTTGATATTACTGCTCCTCCCGGAGAACTTTACGGGTACCAAAATGTGGTTTACAGTATTTACGACCCGATTACAAAAGCCAAGACTCAAAAAAGCTTCGAATCAGTAATGAAAGAAAAAGTTTTTTCTCCGTTTGGCATGACTGATGCTTCAATGAACTTTGAGGCCTTTAAAAACAACAAAAACAAGGCCTTCCCCCATTATAACCAGGGGCACAACCGCTACAAACCCATGCGGCTTAACGACAGGTATTACAGCACAGCTCCGGCTGCCGGAGTTAATGCCAGTATTAACGATATGGCCAATTTTCTGGCTACTTTAACTGACGACAACTCTGAAGTTTTTAATGCCAGTGCCCGGCAAACAGTTTTTACACCGCAGGTAAACTCTCCATTAAAACGAACTTATTTCAGAAGCTGGGGACGCGAGGTAAAATCGAAGCGTTACTCGCTGGGCTGGCGAATTATTGACTACAAAGGACGCGAAGTAGCCTACCACGGTGGTTACGTTTTGGGGTATAAAGCCGAAATTGCCCTGTGCGACGAAGAAGACATTGGTATTGCCATTTTGAGCAACTCGCCAAACAGTGCTACCGCCAAAAATATTCCAACTTTCTTAAGTTTATTATTCGATTACAAAGACAGCGTAGCACTTAAAGAAAAAAAAGATAACGCTGCCTCTGAAAACAAGTCGTAA
- a CDS encoding ABC-F family ATP-binding cassette domain-containing protein, whose translation MKPFIQAENLSKRWGELMLFENISFTVFEGAKVALIAKNGTGKSSLLDLLAGKETPDEGAITLTNDIKMGYFEQIPNLNPANTVIEEIFESDNEKIKTVKAFELAVTKNNQEEITAISAKMDELNAWGIEVEIKQILSQLKINFLEQKVAELSGGQQKRLALAKVLINQPYLLILDEPTNHLDLEMIEWLEAYLEKTKATLLMVTHDRYFLDRVCNEIIEMEDNQIYRYQGNYSYFLEKRDERIAMQQASISKAKNLLRTEIEWMRRMPKARSHKAKYRVDSFYDLKDKASQQVRNDKVEMNVKSARLGKKIVELDKVSKSFPGVKLIEDFTYKFQRFEKVGIVGKNGTGKSTFLNLLTKALSPDSGSIDIGQTIKFGYYRQEGINFDPQEKVIEAVQKIAEYIYFEDGTKMSATQMLTRFLFPPETQYNYIEKLSGGEQRRLYLCTVLMQNPNFLILDEPTNDLDIMTLNVLEEYLQSFAGCVVVVSHDRFFMDKIVDHLFVFEGDGKVADFPGNYTVYRNKVEEEEQQKARLEAKIKAETKVTAQNTSKAPGKNPGKRKLSFNEKREFEQLENEIPELEEEITKLEAELNSGNLNHDELYDKSMELEQIKSQLDEKELRWLELSELG comes from the coding sequence ATGAAGCCATTTATACAAGCTGAAAACCTCTCGAAACGCTGGGGGGAACTCATGCTATTTGAAAATATTTCCTTTACCGTTTTTGAAGGTGCCAAAGTGGCCTTAATTGCAAAAAACGGAACCGGAAAATCAAGCTTGCTTGACTTACTGGCCGGAAAAGAAACACCTGACGAAGGGGCAATAACGCTCACCAACGATATAAAAATGGGATACTTTGAACAAATCCCTAATTTAAACCCGGCCAATACCGTTATTGAAGAAATTTTTGAAAGCGATAACGAAAAAATAAAAACGGTAAAAGCTTTTGAGCTGGCAGTTACAAAAAACAATCAAGAAGAAATTACTGCTATTTCGGCAAAAATGGACGAGCTCAATGCCTGGGGCATCGAGGTAGAAATTAAACAGATACTAAGCCAGTTAAAAATTAATTTTCTGGAACAAAAGGTAGCCGAACTCTCCGGTGGACAACAAAAACGACTGGCGCTGGCCAAGGTGCTTATCAACCAACCCTATTTATTAATTCTTGATGAACCCACCAACCACCTTGATCTGGAAATGATTGAATGGCTTGAAGCCTATCTTGAAAAAACGAAAGCCACTCTTTTAATGGTTACGCACGATCGCTATTTTCTCGACCGTGTGTGCAACGAGATTATTGAAATGGAAGACAACCAAATCTATCGTTATCAGGGTAACTATTCCTATTTTCTTGAAAAACGTGATGAGCGGATAGCCATGCAGCAGGCCAGCATTAGCAAGGCTAAAAACCTTTTACGCACCGAAATAGAATGGATGCGCCGCATGCCAAAAGCGAGAAGTCATAAAGCAAAATACCGTGTTGATTCGTTTTACGACCTCAAAGACAAAGCTTCGCAGCAGGTACGAAACGACAAAGTTGAAATGAATGTAAAATCAGCTCGTCTGGGGAAGAAAATTGTTGAGTTGGATAAAGTATCCAAATCATTTCCCGGTGTGAAACTCATCGAAGATTTTACATACAAATTTCAACGTTTTGAGAAAGTAGGTATTGTGGGTAAAAACGGAACCGGAAAATCAACATTTCTGAATCTTTTAACGAAAGCACTTTCGCCCGATTCCGGCTCGATTGACATTGGCCAAACCATAAAATTTGGCTATTACCGACAGGAAGGAATCAATTTTGATCCGCAGGAAAAAGTAATTGAAGCCGTTCAGAAAATAGCAGAGTATATTTATTTTGAGGACGGCACAAAAATGAGCGCCACGCAAATGCTGACACGCTTTTTGTTTCCGCCCGAAACCCAATACAACTATATTGAAAAGCTTAGTGGTGGCGAGCAACGGCGTTTATACCTTTGCACAGTTTTAATGCAGAATCCTAATTTTCTGATTCTTGACGAACCAACCAACGACCTTGATATTATGACCCTTAACGTATTGGAAGAATACTTGCAATCGTTTGCCGGCTGCGTGGTTGTGGTGTCGCACGATCGTTTTTTTATGGATAAAATTGTTGACCATCTATTTGTTTTTGAAGGAGACGGAAAAGTTGCTGATTTTCCGGGAAACTACACCGTGTACCGCAACAAGGTAGAAGAAGAAGAGCAACAAAAAGCACGGTTGGAGGCAAAAATAAAAGCTGAAACGAAGGTTACTGCACAAAATACGTCAAAAGCTCCAGGAAAAAATCCAGGAAAAAGGAAGTTATCGTTTAACGAAAAACGGGAATTTGAGCAATTGGAAAACGAGATTCCGGAACTGGAAGAAGAAATAACAAAACTGGAAGCAGAACTAAATTCAGGAAACCTTAACCACGATGAATTGTATGATAAGTCGATGGAGCTGGAGCAAATAAAATCGCAACTCGATGAAAAAGAGTTACGATGGTTAGAATTAAGTGAATTGGGGTAA
- a CDS encoding aromatic aminobenezylarsenical efflux permease ArsG family transporter, with protein sequence MEVLLNLFENSQVPILSAFLLGLMTAISPCPLATNITAIGFISKDIESKRKVFTSGLVYTLGRGISYTAIGFLFFLGASQFNLEGFFQTWGEKILGPLLIVIGLFMLGVLKLTIPGIGSLTEKMENKQNKGFWGVLLLGIVFALAFCPYSGVLYFGMLIPMTISSASGLYLPMVFALATGIPVIIFAWLIAFSVGSIGGFYNKMKNFEIWFRRVVAVLFIGVGIYYCVVMFL encoded by the coding sequence ATGGAAGTATTATTAAACTTGTTTGAGAACTCGCAGGTGCCCATTTTGTCGGCATTTTTGCTCGGACTGATGACAGCCATTAGTCCGTGTCCGTTGGCGACCAATATTACTGCCATCGGCTTTATCAGTAAAGACATTGAAAGCAAGCGTAAGGTTTTTACCAGTGGTTTGGTTTACACATTGGGGCGCGGAATTTCATACACAGCAATTGGGTTTTTATTCTTTTTGGGAGCCAGCCAGTTTAATCTCGAAGGATTTTTTCAAACCTGGGGCGAAAAAATACTGGGGCCATTATTAATTGTAATTGGGTTATTTATGCTGGGTGTGCTTAAATTAACGATTCCAGGAATTGGTTCATTAACCGAGAAAATGGAGAACAAGCAGAATAAAGGATTTTGGGGCGTGCTGTTGTTGGGTATTGTATTTGCCCTGGCCTTTTGTCCGTACAGTGGAGTGTTGTATTTTGGTATGCTAATACCCATGACCATAAGTAGTGCCAGCGGTTTGTATTTACCCATGGTTTTTGCGCTGGCCACCGGAATACCGGTAATTATTTTTGCCTGGCTGATTGCATTTAGTGTTGGCTCAATAGGTGGCTTTTACAATAAAATGAAAAACTTCGAAATATGGTTCCGGCGCGTGGTGGCAGTGCTTTTTATTGGCGTAGGGATTTATTATTGTGTGGTTATGTTCTTATGA
- a CDS encoding FAD:protein FMN transferase, protein MRKQILFFTILLTAFFSCNSGKQKYVANNGMIYGTYYSVKYESANGSDLGPEIDRELKRLSQIFSHYDKEATITKINNNTDIIPEPEFIACFQRAMEISELTNGAFDITAAPLISAWGFGPENKQKMTAAKVDSLKQFCGYNKVKISGNKIVKDVPEIMLNMSAIAKGYTCDLIGDLLNKKGCVNYMVDIGGEVVASGVNNKGKTWTIGIRKPIEDPFKNELNAALRLENKAMATSGNYLNFYEENGKKYAHTIDPKSGYPVQHSLLSASVVANDCMSADAFATAFMVLGKDLSIEIARQVPGLEIYFIYADESGENQVYMSEGFSSLLVN, encoded by the coding sequence ATGAGAAAACAAATCCTGTTTTTCACTATTCTTCTGACTGCTTTTTTCAGTTGTAACTCGGGCAAGCAGAAATATGTAGCCAACAATGGCATGATTTACGGCACTTATTACAGTGTGAAATATGAAAGCGCTAATGGTAGCGACCTGGGGCCAGAAATTGACCGGGAATTGAAACGTTTATCGCAAATTTTTTCGCATTACGATAAAGAAGCTACCATCACAAAAATAAACAACAACACTGATATTATTCCCGAGCCAGAGTTTATTGCCTGCTTTCAACGGGCAATGGAGATTTCGGAGCTTACCAACGGTGCTTTTGATATTACGGCTGCACCACTGATAAGTGCCTGGGGCTTTGGCCCGGAAAATAAGCAAAAAATGACTGCTGCCAAAGTTGATTCGCTTAAACAGTTCTGTGGGTATAACAAAGTAAAAATCAGCGGTAATAAAATTGTAAAAGATGTTCCGGAAATAATGCTAAACATGAGTGCCATAGCCAAAGGGTACACCTGCGATTTAATTGGCGATTTATTAAATAAGAAGGGCTGTGTAAATTATATGGTTGATATTGGAGGCGAAGTAGTTGCCAGCGGGGTAAACAACAAAGGCAAAACCTGGACCATTGGCATACGCAAGCCCATTGAAGACCCGTTTAAAAACGAGTTAAATGCTGCCCTTCGACTGGAAAACAAGGCCATGGCTACTTCAGGCAATTACCTGAATTTTTACGAAGAAAATGGCAAAAAATATGCCCACACAATCGACCCAAAATCGGGTTATCCGGTACAGCACAGCTTGTTAAGTGCATCGGTAGTTGCCAACGATTGTATGTCGGCAGATGCCTTTGCTACCGCATTTATGGTGTTGGGAAAAGATTTGAGTATTGAAATTGCACGGCAGGTTCCCGGCCTCGAAATTTATTTTATTTATGCCGACGAATCGGGTGAAAACCAGGTATACATGTCGGAAGGATTCAGCAGCTTATTGGTAAATTAA
- a CDS encoding glutathione peroxidase: MENSFYQFKANSLQGKEITMDAYKGKTILVVNTASKCGLTPQFEGLEELYQKYKEKGLVILGFPCNQFANQEPGDEKSISKGCVLNYGVSFPMFSKIDVNGENAHPIYKYLKTELKGTFGSRIKWNFTKFLIDNDGNPVKRFSPTTKPEKIEKYLAKNIQ; this comes from the coding sequence ATGGAAAACAGTTTTTATCAATTTAAAGCAAACAGTTTACAAGGCAAAGAAATTACAATGGATGCCTACAAAGGAAAAACGATTTTAGTGGTAAACACGGCCAGCAAGTGTGGGTTAACGCCGCAGTTTGAAGGCCTCGAAGAACTGTATCAGAAATATAAAGAGAAGGGTTTGGTTATTCTTGGCTTTCCGTGCAACCAGTTTGCTAACCAGGAACCCGGCGATGAAAAATCTATTTCCAAAGGATGTGTGTTAAATTATGGCGTAAGCTTTCCGATGTTTTCGAAAATTGATGTAAACGGAGAAAATGCGCATCCAATTTACAAGTATTTAAAAACGGAATTAAAAGGTACTTTTGGCAGCAGGATTAAATGGAATTTTACCAAGTTTTTAATTGACAACGATGGAAACCCGGTAAAACGTTTCTCTCCGACTACCAAGCCTGAAAAAATAGAAAAATACCTGGCAAAAAATATACAATAA
- a CDS encoding thioredoxin family protein — MEIKVLGTGCAKCKQLEKMTREVAAELNLDANIEKVEDIYKIMQAGVMTTPALVVDGEVVLKGKLPSVKELKSILS; from the coding sequence ATGGAAATTAAAGTATTGGGAACAGGTTGCGCGAAATGCAAACAGTTGGAAAAAATGACGCGCGAAGTTGCAGCCGAACTAAATTTGGATGCGAACATTGAAAAGGTAGAAGATATTTATAAAATTATGCAAGCCGGGGTAATGACAACACCTGCACTGGTAGTTGATGGAGAAGTGGTTTTAAAAGGGAAGTTACCTTCGGTAAAAGAATTGAAATCAATTTTGAGTTAG
- a CDS encoding MarR family transcriptional regulator, translated as MEYEQLKLSNQVCFPIYAASRLITRQYQPLLDDLGITYPQYLVLMVLWEHDSMLVNQIAQKLILNTNTITPLLKRMEKQGLIVRSRSAEDERKVSISLTQKGKNMRLDAATVPEKLLAQINTDKFGIGDLISLRDQLNYLINAVRND; from the coding sequence ATGGAATACGAACAACTAAAATTAAGCAACCAGGTATGCTTTCCTATTTATGCGGCATCGAGGTTAATTACACGCCAATACCAGCCTCTACTGGATGATTTGGGAATAACTTATCCGCAATACCTGGTTTTAATGGTACTGTGGGAGCACGACTCGATGCTGGTTAACCAAATTGCGCAAAAACTTATTTTAAATACCAACACCATTACCCCTCTTTTAAAAAGGATGGAAAAACAAGGTTTGATTGTGCGTTCGCGCTCTGCTGAAGACGAACGAAAGGTTTCAATTTCTTTAACTCAAAAAGGAAAGAACATGCGCCTGGATGCTGCAACAGTTCCGGAAAAACTGCTGGCACAAATCAACACTGATAAGTTTGGCATTGGTGACCTGATAAGTTTGCGGGATCAATTAAACTACCTGATAAACGCTGTAAGAAATGACTAA